Genomic DNA from Streptomyces sp. AM 2-1-1:
GCACCGGCGTCACCGGTCGGGACGGGCGCGCCCGCGGGGAGTGCCGGCTCCGCGATGAGCAGCCGGAACGGGGCGTCCAGGAGGCCGCCCCATAGGTCGCCGGCGACCGCCCGCGCGTGGTCGGGCTCGCCGGAGAGCAGCATTCGCAGCACCGCCGCGCCCAGGCGCTGCTCGGCGCCGTACAGGGCGCGCGAGCGGGCGGTGGTCAGGGTGAGCAGGGCGACGGCCGAGTTGACCGCGTACCGCTCGGCGGTGCCCGGGGCCGCGCCGGTACCGACGGCGAGGACGCCCCGGGCCCGGCGGCCGGTGCCGAGCGTCTGGAGTTCGACCCGGTCCTCGGCGGAGCCCACGACGGCGCTCGACGGGGCGGGCCGCTCGCGCAGCCGGGTCACGTCCGGGGTGAGCCGGGCGGCCCGGCGGGCGGCCCACTCCGGCGCCGCGGCGACGAGCGCGCCGGACGTGTCGTACAGGGCGGCCCAGCCGTCGACGTGGGCGGCCAGGCGGGAGAGGAGCGGGGCGGGGCCGTCGGCGGTGAGCGCGGCCCGGGTCAGTTCCCGCTGGGCCTCGAACCCGGCGGTGACCGCGCGGTACTGGTCGGCCGCGATGGCGGCGGAGACCGCCTTGCTGATGGCGAGGAACGGGGTCGGCCGGGGCACTTCCAGGAGCGGCATCCCCGCCTCCTCGGCGGCGTCCACCAGGGCCGGGGGGACCGACTCGTGCACCACGCCGACGGCGAAGCCGAGCCCGGCGACGCCGGCCGCGGACAGCCGCCGCACGTAGCGGCGCATCTCCTCCGGGTTCTCGGCGTCGAGGTTGGCGGCGGTCACCAGCAGCAGTTCACCGCCCTCCATGTACGGGACGGGGTCGGCGAGTTCGCTGGCGTGGGCCCAGCGCACCGGGGTGTCGAGGCGGTCCGCCGCGGCGCGGACGCGGAGTTTGAGGGCCGTGTGCTGGACGAGGGAGGCGAGCGTGGGGGGCATGGAACGGAACCCTCGGGATCGAGTGGGGGTCGGGCCGGGCGGGGGTCGGGCCGTCGCGACCGGCTCGGGACGGCCGGCGTCGTACTGCGCCGTCCTGTACGAACGGCCACCTCCGATTGTGCCAGGGCGGCACAATCACCTCGTCGCCCGGCCGGACGATCCCCCGCTCTCCGCTCCCCGGCTCAGCCGCCCAGCTCCACCAGGAGGGGCGGGGTGTGCTCGCCCGCGACGTTGGTCAGGGAGAGCACCGCATGGCCGGCCGGGACGGCGTACGCCAGTTCGGAAGCCGACCAGCGCTCCCGCTCGACCCGGCGCACGGTCACCGCGTCGCGGGTCACCGCCTTCCCGGTCACCAGCTTGCGCAGCGCGTGCAGCGCCCGGGTGACGCTCTGGTCGGCGAAGACGGCGTGCTGGGCGACCTCCCGGGTCTCCATCCACTCCTTGCCCCACGCCTCCGAGAAGCGCTTGCCGTCCCAGGTGGTCACCCCGGCGAAGGCGACCCCG
This window encodes:
- a CDS encoding PucR family transcriptional regulator codes for the protein MPPTLASLVQHTALKLRVRAAADRLDTPVRWAHASELADPVPYMEGGELLLVTAANLDAENPEEMRRYVRRLSAAGVAGLGFAVGVVHESVPPALVDAAEEAGMPLLEVPRPTPFLAISKAVSAAIAADQYRAVTAGFEAQRELTRAALTADGPAPLLSRLAAHVDGWAALYDTSGALVAAAPEWAARRAARLTPDVTRLRERPAPSSAVVGSAEDRVELQTLGTGRRARGVLAVGTGAAPGTAERYAVNSAVALLTLTTARSRALYGAEQRLGAAVLRMLLSGEPDHARAVAGDLWGGLLDAPFRLLIAEPALPAGAPVPTGDAGASVAEALAEALDAAAARTGEPLLAVPDGERLVVLAVDGGEAVGACAAYAEALDARPARDQGAEGAHIVVGLSAPAGPIAVSAAYKQAEQALSIARRRGRTLVEHEELAAGSMLPLLADDAVRAFADGMLRPLYEHDAKGRGDLVASLRAWLSRHGQWDAAAADLGVHRHTLRYRMRRVEEILGRSLDDPDARMELWLALKATASPAAEG